The nucleotide window CCCGGGCTGAGGAACTGCTGCGGGAGGTGAACCTGGGGCACAAGATTGATGCCCGGATCGACCATCTCTCAGGCGGTGAGCAGCAACGGGTAGCCATCGCGCGGGCATTGTCCCGCCGCCCACGCGTCATCCTGGGTGATGAGCCCACAGGCTCCCTCGATATCGAGACCGGTGCCGCCGTCTCGGATCTGCTAGAGCGCCAGTGCCATGAGCGTGGCGCCGCCCTGATCATCATCACCCACGACCTGGCTGTTGCCGCCCGGGCACACACCCAGTACCGGCTAGAAAACGGGGTGCTGACCCGTATCTCTGTCACGCACGAGCGAGTGGGAAACCTGGATGAGTTCGGGGAACAGGTCGCCGGGCCTGTGGCCCAAGCACCTGCCTGCACCACCGCCGAGCAGAACGGAGTCCAGTGATGTACCGGTTCCTGTCCTCACTGTCCGCCCCCGTGGCTGGATTGGTAGGCGCAGTCACGGAAGCTTGGACGCAGCTGCGTATCGGCAAACTGCGGGTGCTGCTGTCCCTGGTAGGGGTAGCGGTAGCGGTTGCCTGCATGACCTTGGTGCTTGCCATCGGCAAGATCACGGTCTCCGCGATTAACGACGAGGTTGAGAAGTACAGCGGCCGCCCTGGCACCGTGACCGTGAACGTCAACGCCTCTGGTTCGGGGCAGCAGTCTGAGCCGCAGGACGCAGGCCCCGCAGGTCCTGACACCTACCCTGCCGGGGCCTCCCGCGAGCCCCAACGCTCTGGCGCCGCTGCCAACGGACCTTCCTTAGCGGCCTCCC belongs to Actinomyces trachealis and includes:
- a CDS encoding ABC transporter ATP-binding protein, with the translated sequence MSALLDIEDVTRTFQVPGSPDLHILTGVSLQVEPGEHVAIVGRSGTGKSTLLNILGLLDQPSSGRYHLDGQDTSVLGEARRARLRGRTFGFVFQSFNLIPGLNTTEQVTAPLLYDNGAAFWTRAARAEELLREVNLGHKIDARIDHLSGGEQQRVAIARALSRRPRVILGDEPTGSLDIETGAAVSDLLERQCHERGAALIIITHDLAVAARAHTQYRLENGVLTRISVTHERVGNLDEFGEQVAGPVAQAPACTTAEQNGVQ